From one Melioribacteraceae bacterium genomic stretch:
- a CDS encoding ABC transporter ATP-binding protein — MSIILDAVNIKKSFVNTKGKTLEVLKGIDVTVEEKNIEVIIGASGAGKSTLLYLLSGLDKPDEGIVKIKQTDILKLSDEKISKFRNDHIGFIFQFHHLLPEFTAAENIAIPQMVKGISRSKSLKRAEELLDTIGLADRKEHKPAELSGGEQQRVAVARALANDPDIIFADEPSGNLDSKNSDMLHQLIVDIRDKFGITFLIVTHNPELVKLGDVIHEIKDGKIFK; from the coding sequence ATGTCAATAATTTTAGATGCCGTGAATATTAAAAAGTCCTTTGTCAACACTAAAGGAAAAACACTCGAAGTACTAAAAGGAATTGATGTTACAGTCGAAGAGAAAAATATTGAGGTAATAATCGGAGCATCCGGTGCAGGCAAAAGTACTCTTCTATATTTATTAAGCGGTTTGGATAAACCTGATGAAGGAATTGTAAAAATTAAACAAACCGATATACTGAAACTAAGTGATGAAAAAATTTCCAAGTTTAGAAATGATCATATTGGATTTATATTTCAGTTTCATCACCTGTTGCCGGAATTTACGGCAGCGGAAAATATTGCAATCCCGCAAATGGTAAAAGGGATTTCGAGAAGTAAATCGCTTAAAAGAGCTGAGGAACTATTAGACACAATTGGATTGGCCGACAGAAAAGAACATAAACCCGCTGAACTTTCAGGTGGTGAACAACAAAGAGTTGCAGTTGCTAGAGCGCTTGCAAATGATCCTGATATTATTTTTGCGGATGAACCTTCTGGTAATCTTGACTCAAAAAATTCAGATATGTTACATCAACTAATTGTAGATATTAGAGACAAGTTTGGAATAACATTTTTAATAGTTACTCACAATCCGGAATTAGTAAAACTTGGCGATGTAATTCACGAAATAAAAGACGGCAAAATTTTTAAATAG